One genomic segment of bacterium includes these proteins:
- a CDS encoding NAD(P)H-dependent oxidoreductase has protein sequence MAKVLIVYHSMSGNTEAAARAVAEGVKQVEGVEVILKEAMKATVDDLLECDAIAIGTPDYFSYMAGALKDFFDRTFYPTHGKVNDKPYFAFVTHGGGGRALESVERIANAFNFKKAVEPVLVKGRPDEKAEAKLMEAGRKLAEVAKERSRPL, from the coding sequence ATGGCGAAGGTATTGATTGTTTATCATTCAATGAGCGGGAACACCGAGGCTGCAGCGAGAGCTGTTGCAGAGGGAGTGAAACAAGTTGAAGGTGTTGAGGTGATTTTGAAGGAAGCGATGAAGGCAACTGTGGATGATTTGCTGGAGTGCGACGCGATAGCAATTGGAACTCCCGATTACTTCAGCTATATGGCGGGAGCTCTTAAGGATTTCTTTGACCGCACCTTCTACCCAACACATGGGAAGGTAAACGATAAACCCTACTTCGCCTTCGTGACTCACGGAGGCGGTGGAAGAGCTTTGGAGAGCGTGGAGAGAATAGCTAACGCGTTCAACTTCAAGAAGGCGGTTGAACCTGTCTTGGTCAAAGGAAGACCGGATGAGAAGGCGGAAGCGAAGCTTATGGAGGCAGGAAGGAAGCTCGCCGAAGTAGCGAAAGAACGAAGTCGTCCGCTTTGA